One Denticeps clupeoides chromosome 3, fDenClu1.1, whole genome shotgun sequence DNA window includes the following coding sequences:
- the arrdc1b gene encoding arrestin domain-containing protein 1b — MGKLQEFDASFTDNKVVYGPGESLSGCVRITVGGSLQYKAIRVSCLGSCGISSKMNDPSWTMEEQYFNSTLSLADKGILCAGEHKFSFQFLIPASAPTSFEGPFGKISYRIKAIIDTPRFSKDYKLQKPFYLLNLLNLNEVPDIEQASAAVTTKKFNYLLVKTGTLMLKSQTDLRGYIPGQIIQLATEIHNKSGKDTGNVLASLIQKVTYKMKRPLFDLRTIAEVEGAGVKGGKHAEWREQIIVPPLPQSLLHGCSLIDIEYYIQVSLKSPDAMVTLPVYIGNVAINMSPLRPAPYPPSQQGPAPALSDPGQVVPSAPPAEEEPDSDLGAGGLVSEEIPTKSHSQQDATGHTPSTFDHAFSMSSPHGQYNPTNASAPLFCLSTGATIPFFTEGSAPPVPTACPLILPPEYSSCDYPSEPPPTYEESCSSANSSFNT; from the exons ATGGGGAAGCTGCAGGAATTCGACGCGTCTTTTACCGACAACAAGGTGGTGTACGGCCCCGGCGAGTCCCTGTCGGGCTGCGTGCGGATCACGGTCGGCGGCTCCCTGCAGTACAAGG CAATCCGAGTGAGCTGCTTGGGGTCATGTGGCATCTCAAGTAAGATGAATGACCCTTCTTGGACTATGGAGGAGCAATATTTCAACAGCACCCTCTCCTTGGCCGACAAAG GAATCCTGTGTGCAGGCGAACACAAATTCTCTTTCCAGTTTCTGATCCCAG CCTCAGCCCCGACTTCCTTTGAGGGCCCTTTTGGGAAGATCTCATACAGAATTAAAGCAATTATTGATACACCACGCTTCTCCAAGGACTACAAATTGCAGAAGCCATTTTACTTGCTGAATCTTCTTAACCTCAACGAAGTGCCAGACATAGAG CAAGCCAGTGCTGCAGTGACAACTAAGAAGTTCAACTACCTTCTTGTGAAGACAGGAACTCTGATGCTAAAGTCTCAGACTGACCTGAGGGGGTACATCCCAGGGCAGATCATCCAACTGGCCACCGAGATCCACAACAAATCAGGCAAAGACACAGGCAATGTCCTAGCCAGCCTCATTCAG AAAGTGACCTACAAGATGAAACGGCCGCTGTTCGACCTGCGTACCATTGCAGAGGTTGAAGGTGCAGGGGTGAAGGGAGGGAAACACGCTGAGTGGAGAGAACAGATCATTGTTCCACCCCTTCCCCAGTCCCTGCTTCATGGCTGCAGCCTCATTGACATAGAGTATTATATTCAG GTATCTCTGAAGTCTCCAGATGCTATGGTCACTCTACCAGTCTACATTGGCAACGTTGCCATCAATATGTCCCCTTTACGTCCGGCACCCTATCCCCCCAGCCAACAAGGACCTGCTCCGGCTTTGTCTGACCCTGGGCAGGTTGTTCCTAGTGCCCCGCCAGCAGAAGAGGAACCAGACAGTGATCTCGGGGCAGGGGGGCTTGTGAGTGAGGAGATCCCCACCAAAAGCCACTCACAACAAGACGCAACAGGCCACACACCCTCAACATTTGATCACGCTTTCAGCATGTCCTCACCCCATGGGCAGTACAACCCCACTAATGCCTCTGCACCTCTATTCTGTCTGTCCACGGGAGCTACAATCCCCTTTTTCACGGAAGGCAGCGCACCACCAGTGCCCACGGCCTGTCCGTTGATCCTGCCTCCGGAATACAGCAGCTGTGATTACCCCTCTG AGCCCCCTCCCACCTATGAGGAGAGCTGCAGCAGTGCCAACTCAAGCTTCAACACATAA